A section of the bacterium SCSIO 12696 genome encodes:
- a CDS encoding DMT family transporter — MGVFAALIAALGWAIATRIYRAMGSLWPPLVLTCIKSGVASVMFAVWILVFGSGFGNNFGEAIVWLILSGAIGIGLGDTALFRALMQMGESRSLMIAETFAPAFVVIAAWFFLNEQLSVRQIIGMVVVVAAVDMVVGLRATNSGNVLNRVGIGWATLSALCQAIGVIISRAVFTTEDISAEASAFWRLLGGLAIVLLLMAVNRVSLVPKSRPSNRQYWLLFWAIVLGTFVALWGLQLAIKELPAGVAQTLLVTCALMAAVIAAIKGERLRPVQWFGLLLGLPGVALVVV, encoded by the coding sequence ATGGGCGTTTTTGCCGCACTGATTGCCGCACTGGGCTGGGCCATCGCCACCCGCATATATCGAGCCATGGGCAGCCTGTGGCCACCCCTGGTGCTCACTTGCATCAAGAGCGGTGTTGCCAGCGTGATGTTCGCTGTTTGGATCCTTGTGTTTGGTAGCGGCTTTGGCAATAACTTCGGTGAGGCCATTGTTTGGCTGATACTCAGCGGGGCGATTGGCATCGGCCTTGGGGATACCGCGCTGTTCCGCGCCCTGATGCAGATGGGGGAGTCTCGCAGCTTGATGATTGCAGAGACCTTTGCCCCTGCTTTTGTGGTTATCGCCGCCTGGTTTTTCCTCAACGAACAGCTGAGTGTTCGCCAGATCATTGGCATGGTCGTGGTAGTTGCCGCTGTGGATATGGTGGTGGGCCTGCGCGCAACCAATAGCGGCAATGTGCTTAACCGGGTCGGCATTGGCTGGGCTACCCTGTCGGCATTGTGTCAGGCCATCGGCGTTATTATCTCCAGGGCCGTTTTTACCACCGAGGACATCAGTGCCGAAGCCAGCGCCTTTTGGCGGCTGCTCGGTGGCCTGGCCATTGTGCTGTTGTTGATGGCGGTGAACCGGGTGAGCCTTGTGCCCAAAAGTCGCCCCAGCAACCGCCAATACTGGTTGCTGTTCTGGGCGATTGTGCTGGGTACTTTCGTGGCTCTGTGGGGGCTGCAGCTGGCCATTAAAGAGCTACCAGCCGGTGTTGCCCAAACCTTGTTGGTGACTTGTGCGCTGATGGCGGCGGTGATTGCCGCCATCAAGGGGGAGCGGTTGCGGCCGGTTCAATGGTTTGGGTTGTTGCTGGGATTGCCGGGCGTCGCGCTGGTGGTTGTTTAA
- a CDS encoding DUF2007 domain-containing protein codes for MSKFTTIARFDFPFQAQIAKSSLESAGIEAFVLDEHTINMNWLYSNAMGGVRLQVFTCQAEEAKALLSEDYSEKIPEDKKEACPECKENQWEIFTQGKKPAFIVFLLLGFPLFFYKKTLRCSSCGYIKKSQS; via the coding sequence ATGAGTAAATTTACCACTATTGCCAGGTTTGATTTTCCCTTTCAAGCGCAAATTGCAAAGTCTTCTCTTGAGTCAGCAGGTATTGAGGCATTTGTTTTAGATGAGCACACAATTAATATGAACTGGTTGTACTCTAATGCCATGGGCGGTGTTCGTTTACAGGTTTTTACTTGCCAAGCAGAAGAGGCTAAAGCATTACTCAGTGAAGACTACTCCGAAAAAATACCAGAGGATAAAAAAGAAGCCTGCCCTGAGTGTAAAGAAAACCAGTGGGAAATTTTTACTCAAGGAAAAAAGCCCGCATTTATTGTATTTTTACTCTTGGGGTTTCCTCTTTTCTTTTATAAAAAAACACTCCGCTGTTCGTCTTGTGGCTATATAAAGAAAAGCCAATCATAA
- the glyQ gene encoding glycine--tRNA ligase subunit alpha, which translates to MPAEFPNVADKQTFPGTFQELISALQDYWSAQGCVVMQPLDMEVGAGTFHPATFLRAVGPESWNAAYVQPCRRPTDGRYGENPNRLQHYYQFQVVMKPSPDNIQELYLGSLQAMGVDPEIHDIRFVEDNWESPTLGAWGLGWEVWLNGMEVTQFTYFQQAGGLECYPVTGEITYGLERIAMYLQGVDSIYDLVWTHGPDGTPVTYGDIFHQNEVEMSTYNFEQADVDFLFQQFDHYERECAKLVAADLPLPAYEMVMKASHIFNLLDARHAISVTERQGYILRVRALSRDAATSYFNKRMALGFPLAPKALADEVIAANQPEGDKP; encoded by the coding sequence ATGCCTGCGGAGTTTCCTAACGTGGCAGACAAACAGACTTTTCCCGGCACCTTTCAGGAGCTGATCAGTGCACTGCAGGATTACTGGAGTGCTCAGGGCTGTGTAGTGATGCAGCCACTGGATATGGAGGTAGGTGCCGGCACCTTCCATCCGGCCACGTTTTTACGCGCTGTGGGCCCGGAATCCTGGAACGCCGCTTACGTACAACCTTGCCGCCGCCCCACCGATGGCCGCTACGGCGAAAACCCCAACCGCCTGCAGCACTACTACCAATTCCAGGTAGTGATGAAGCCATCCCCTGACAATATTCAGGAACTGTACCTGGGCTCATTGCAGGCCATGGGCGTTGACCCCGAAATCCACGACATCCGCTTTGTGGAAGACAACTGGGAATCACCCACTCTGGGTGCCTGGGGCTTGGGTTGGGAGGTGTGGCTCAACGGTATGGAAGTCACCCAATTTACCTACTTCCAACAGGCCGGTGGCCTGGAATGCTACCCGGTCACTGGCGAAATCACCTACGGCCTGGAACGCATTGCCATGTATTTGCAGGGCGTGGACAGCATCTACGATTTGGTGTGGACCCACGGCCCCGACGGCACGCCGGTAACTTACGGGGATATTTTCCACCAAAACGAAGTGGAGATGTCCACCTACAACTTTGAACAGGCGGACGTGGACTTTTTATTCCAGCAGTTTGACCACTACGAGCGCGAGTGCGCCAAGCTGGTGGCTGCGGACCTGCCCTTGCCCGCCTACGAAATGGTGATGAAGGCATCGCACATTTTTAACCTGTTGGATGCTCGTCATGCGATCTCGGTTACCGAGCGCCAGGGCTATATTTTGCGGGTGCGGGCCTTGTCCCGAGATGCCGCCACCAGCTATTTCAACAAGCGAATGGCTCTGGGCTTTCCGCTGGCACCCAAAGCCCTGGCGGATGAAGTGATTGCTGCCAACCAGCCAGAAGGAGACAAGCCATGA
- a CDS encoding 1-acyl-sn-glycerol-3-phosphate acyltransferase: MSPVKKAFYGIRSALFYITYVPCMTFFSSCGFTIGLLVPYKTRHDIVSLGTTCTNFWLRVCCGVKIETTGKENIPEGPMVVLAKHQSTWETYHMQRLFRPVSTILKKELLSIPVFGWGLNKLHPIGIDRDNPRAAMKQIMAQGKERLAEGNNVVIYPEGTRVDPGEKGKYARSGAALAIEAGVPVLPLAHNAGLCWPGRRFLKFPGTIKVVIGEPITTEGLTSKELTERVENWIERQQAVIDRP; this comes from the coding sequence ATGAGCCCAGTGAAAAAAGCATTTTACGGCATACGTTCCGCACTGTTTTACATCACTTACGTGCCTTGTATGACGTTTTTCTCCAGCTGTGGTTTTACCATCGGCCTGCTGGTGCCCTACAAAACCCGTCACGACATTGTGTCGCTGGGCACCACATGCACCAACTTTTGGCTGCGGGTGTGCTGTGGGGTAAAAATCGAAACCACGGGCAAAGAGAATATCCCCGAAGGCCCCATGGTAGTGCTGGCAAAGCACCAGTCTACGTGGGAAACCTACCATATGCAGCGGCTGTTCCGGCCGGTGAGCACCATTCTCAAGAAAGAACTGCTGTCGATACCCGTGTTCGGCTGGGGGCTCAACAAGTTGCACCCTATTGGCATTGATCGGGACAACCCCCGCGCCGCCATGAAACAGATTATGGCGCAGGGCAAGGAGCGCCTGGCGGAGGGCAACAATGTGGTCATTTACCCAGAGGGCACCCGAGTCGACCCCGGTGAGAAAGGCAAATACGCCCGCAGCGGCGCCGCACTGGCCATTGAGGCCGGTGTTCCGGTACTGCCCTTGGCCCATAATGCGGGCCTGTGTTGGCCTGGCCGCCGTTTTCTCAAATTCCCCGGCACCATTAAAGTGGTGATTGGCGAACCCATCACCACCGAAGGGCTAACCAGCAAAGAGCTCACCGAACGGGTGGAAAATTGGATTGAACGGCAACAAGCCGTGATTGATCGCCCATAA
- the pspA gene encoding phage shock protein PspA, with product MGIFSRMADIINSNLNAMLDKAEDPRKMIRLIIQEMEETLVEVRSSSARVIADRKTVQRRLDRVRSEVDEWESKARLAISKGREDLARAALAEKQAMSEECVAIEEELIALDEQMEHLNDEVAQLQQKLNDARAKEKALLLRNKTVNDRMRVKRQVHREALDEAFNRFEHFERRMDQLEGQVEAMDLGKEPKPDLATEIDNLQQDEKVNEELERIKAEMSGNTEGEGKQH from the coding sequence ATGGGCATCTTTTCTCGAATGGCCGACATCATTAATTCCAACCTCAATGCCATGTTGGACAAGGCCGAAGACCCTCGCAAAATGATCCGCTTGATTATCCAGGAGATGGAAGAAACCCTGGTGGAAGTGCGCAGTTCATCGGCACGGGTTATTGCCGATCGCAAAACCGTCCAGCGTCGCCTGGATCGAGTGCGCTCCGAGGTGGACGAATGGGAAAGCAAAGCCCGTTTGGCAATCAGTAAAGGTCGCGAAGATTTGGCTCGCGCTGCACTGGCTGAGAAGCAAGCAATGTCTGAGGAGTGTGTTGCCATTGAAGAAGAGCTGATCGCCCTTGACGAACAAATGGAACACCTGAATGACGAAGTGGCTCAGCTGCAGCAAAAGCTCAACGACGCTCGCGCCAAGGAAAAGGCCCTGCTGCTGCGCAACAAAACCGTCAATGACCGCATGCGGGTTAAACGTCAGGTGCACCGCGAAGCACTGGACGAAGCCTTTAACCGCTTCGAGCACTTTGAGCGCAGAATGGATCAACTGGAAGGCCAGGTAGAAGCCATGGACCTGGGTAAAGAGCCCAAACCAGACCTGGCTACGGAAATCGACAACCTGCAGCAGGACGAAAAAGTCAACGAAGAGCTGGAGCGCATCAAGGCAGAGATGTCCGGCAATACCGAAGGTGAAGGCAAGCAGCACTAA
- the glyS gene encoding glycine--tRNA ligase subunit beta, which translates to MSADFLVEIGTEELPPKSLLQLSNGFHDGITRGLKEAQLAFESSVAYASPRRLAVLVKGLVEQAPSQEVVAWGPPAKIAFDAEGNPAKAAEAFAKKNGLEVSALQVENDGKQDKLCHRATQEGAKTREVIGGIIESSLKALPIAKRMRWGASRTEFVRPMHWLVLLHGDQVIDGSVMGIESGRTTRGHRIHSDGDITVNSPADYLELLRSGYVMADFNERRELIRSQVEAAAEKAGGRAVIDDDLLNEVTALNEWPTALLGRFEERFLEVPAEALISSMKEHQKYFHVVNSNGALMPLFITIANIESKDPTQVIAGNERVIRPRLADAAFFYDTDKKTSLQNRREKLQKIVFQAQLGTVFEKTERVAKLAEALAPTVGANPTEANRAAQLSKSDLVSEMVLEFSDLQGLMGRYYAQHDGEPSDVCEALFEQYLPRFAGDRLPQTQVGTTLALADRIDTLVGIFGIGMTPTGSKDPFALRRASLGVLRLLVENDIDLDLRDALTQAAQLYSGLPKADSVVEQVLTYMTDRFRAIYVDQGIAAEVFMAVVAKQLSNPLDIDQRVQAIHQFSQLEAAAALAAANKRVSNILAKLEGSDVAGEIQKGLLQEPAEQALAADLERLEPTIAPMLAERHYADAMGELAQLREGVDKFFDDVMVMADDSALRNNRLALLTKLRKLFLDIADISLLVPAK; encoded by the coding sequence ATGAGCGCAGATTTTCTGGTTGAGATTGGCACTGAAGAGCTGCCACCCAAATCGTTGCTGCAACTTTCCAACGGCTTTCACGACGGCATAACCCGCGGTTTGAAAGAAGCGCAATTGGCTTTTGAGTCCAGCGTGGCTTACGCCTCGCCCCGCCGCTTGGCGGTGTTGGTAAAGGGCCTGGTTGAACAGGCCCCCTCCCAAGAGGTTGTCGCCTGGGGGCCACCAGCAAAAATTGCCTTCGATGCAGAGGGCAACCCAGCCAAAGCCGCCGAAGCCTTTGCCAAGAAGAACGGCCTTGAGGTGTCTGCTCTGCAAGTTGAGAACGACGGCAAGCAAGACAAATTGTGCCACCGAGCTACTCAGGAGGGTGCCAAAACCCGCGAGGTGATTGGCGGCATTATTGAAAGCAGCCTAAAGGCACTGCCCATTGCCAAACGTATGCGTTGGGGGGCGTCGCGCACCGAGTTTGTTCGCCCCATGCACTGGTTGGTGCTGCTGCATGGCGACCAGGTGATTGATGGCAGCGTGATGGGTATTGAATCTGGCCGCACTACCCGTGGCCACCGCATCCACAGCGACGGCGATATCACCGTTAATAGCCCAGCTGATTACCTGGAGCTGCTGCGCAGTGGCTACGTGATGGCGGACTTTAACGAACGCCGGGAGCTGATTCGCAGCCAGGTGGAAGCCGCCGCTGAAAAAGCCGGTGGCCGGGCGGTAATTGACGACGACCTGTTGAATGAGGTGACCGCCTTGAACGAGTGGCCCACTGCACTGTTGGGCCGCTTTGAAGAGCGCTTTTTGGAGGTGCCCGCCGAGGCACTGATTTCCTCTATGAAGGAACACCAAAAGTACTTCCATGTGGTGAACAGTAACGGCGCGCTGATGCCACTGTTTATCACCATTGCCAACATTGAGTCGAAAGACCCGACTCAGGTAATCGCTGGCAACGAACGAGTGATTCGCCCACGGCTGGCGGACGCTGCGTTTTTCTACGACACCGATAAAAAGACGTCATTGCAAAATCGCCGCGAGAAGCTGCAAAAAATTGTTTTCCAGGCGCAGTTGGGCACGGTTTTCGAAAAGACCGAACGGGTGGCCAAGCTGGCCGAAGCGCTGGCGCCCACCGTTGGCGCCAACCCCACAGAAGCGAATCGGGCGGCGCAGTTAAGCAAGTCCGACCTGGTGTCGGAAATGGTGCTGGAGTTCAGCGACCTGCAGGGTTTGATGGGCCGCTACTACGCCCAGCACGATGGCGAGCCAAGCGACGTTTGCGAAGCTCTGTTCGAGCAGTACCTGCCCCGCTTTGCCGGAGACCGGTTGCCACAAACTCAGGTGGGTACCACCCTGGCATTGGCAGACCGCATCGATACTCTGGTGGGCATCTTTGGTATTGGGATGACCCCTACTGGCTCCAAGGACCCATTTGCGTTACGCCGGGCCAGCCTGGGTGTGTTGCGCCTGTTGGTGGAGAACGACATCGATCTGGATTTGCGCGATGCGCTGACTCAGGCGGCTCAGTTATACAGTGGGCTACCAAAGGCCGACAGCGTTGTGGAGCAAGTACTTACTTACATGACAGATCGCTTCCGCGCTATATATGTTGACCAGGGCATCGCCGCCGAAGTGTTTATGGCGGTAGTCGCCAAACAGCTCAGCAACCCACTGGATATCGATCAGCGGGTGCAGGCCATTCACCAGTTCAGTCAACTGGAAGCCGCCGCCGCACTGGCTGCCGCCAACAAACGAGTGTCCAATATCCTTGCTAAGCTGGAGGGTAGTGACGTGGCTGGTGAGATTCAGAAGGGTTTACTTCAAGAGCCCGCCGAGCAGGCTTTGGCCGCCGATTTAGAGCGACTGGAACCCACCATTGCCCCGATGTTGGCAGAGCGCCATTACGCCGATGCCATGGGTGAGTTGGCCCAGCTTCGTGAGGGTGTGGACAAATTCTTTGACGATGTTATGGTCATGGCCGACGATTCGGCACTGCGGAACAATCGACTTGCCCTGCTCACCAAGCTTCGCAAGCTGTTCCTGGACATCGCCGATATTTCACTGCTGGTTCCAGCAAAATAG
- a CDS encoding envelope stress response membrane protein PspB yields MQSSHLFVLALVFMVVVVPMLISSRNRHTKSMERTAGSPLDQQDREVVEEMLETIDTLADRIEVLESILDDTHPNWRKVKKRSAGE; encoded by the coding sequence ATGCAATCATCACATTTATTTGTACTGGCGCTCGTTTTTATGGTCGTGGTGGTACCGATGCTGATTTCCAGCAGAAACCGCCACACCAAGTCCATGGAACGCACCGCGGGGTCGCCCTTGGATCAGCAAGATCGCGAAGTGGTGGAAGAAATGTTGGAAACCATCGACACCTTGGCTGACCGCATCGAAGTGTTGGAATCCATACTGGACGATACCCACCCGAATTGGCGCAAGGTTAAAAAGCGCAGCGCTGGGGAATAA
- a CDS encoding DUF4097 family beta strand repeat protein yields MNKLTTALLSTLLLLLLPVLSTAADREVKKAFTVNPGEQLVVDSERGAINVESHSKDTVIIRVEIEGLDDDEFQVSMDYRNGVVEVVGEMEKKLLNWSWGNRRVRYHLVVPEQFDVDLKTRGGAIDVRDLEGDIEAKTAGGSLGFDGITGNINGKTSGGSIQIADVSGDVTVKTSGGAISAKRIEGDLEARTAGGSIQLAGISGFAEVATSGGGINATGVHAGLNAKTAGGSIKAVFNHQPSADSRLATSAGSVTALIASGVALDIDAKGSRVRSELSLENTTSNRKKSLSGTLNGGGPQLKIRTSAGNVRILKSTAQRQAIKSHSPRRFSGIAL; encoded by the coding sequence ATGAACAAACTAACTACTGCACTGCTATCCACGCTACTACTACTGCTGCTGCCTGTGCTCAGTACCGCTGCGGATCGGGAAGTGAAAAAAGCATTCACAGTGAATCCCGGTGAACAACTGGTGGTGGATTCTGAAAGGGGTGCCATCAACGTGGAATCTCACTCAAAAGACACCGTAATAATACGAGTGGAGATCGAAGGTCTGGATGATGACGAATTCCAGGTATCCATGGACTACCGCAACGGTGTTGTGGAGGTTGTTGGAGAAATGGAAAAGAAACTGCTCAATTGGAGCTGGGGCAACCGTCGAGTACGCTACCACCTGGTGGTACCCGAGCAATTTGATGTCGACTTAAAAACCCGCGGCGGCGCCATTGATGTTCGCGACCTCGAAGGCGATATAGAGGCGAAAACCGCCGGTGGCAGCCTCGGCTTTGATGGCATTACTGGCAACATCAACGGCAAAACCTCTGGGGGCAGTATTCAGATTGCGGATGTCTCCGGTGATGTCACAGTGAAAACCTCCGGTGGTGCCATCAGTGCCAAGAGGATTGAGGGTGATCTGGAGGCGCGTACCGCCGGTGGCAGTATTCAACTGGCAGGCATAAGCGGCTTTGCGGAAGTGGCCACTTCTGGTGGCGGCATCAACGCAACCGGTGTGCATGCTGGCTTGAACGCAAAAACCGCTGGCGGCAGTATCAAGGCGGTATTTAATCATCAGCCCAGTGCCGACTCTCGCCTGGCCACCAGCGCTGGGAGTGTCACTGCATTGATCGCATCGGGAGTTGCACTGGATATAGACGCCAAGGGCTCGCGGGTTCGTTCAGAGCTGTCACTGGAAAACACCACCAGCAACCGCAAAAAATCCCTTAGCGGTACTCTTAATGGCGGTGGCCCACAGTTGAAAATACGCACCAGTGCCGGGAATGTGCGAATTCTGAAATCAACGGCACAGCGGCAGGCGATTAAAAGTCACTCGCCCCGCCGGTTTTCAGGCATTGCCCTTTAA
- the pspC gene encoding envelope stress response membrane protein PspC: MSQHHNDWQKTKRKFNNSRESGWNRDLYRNKKEGVIAGVCAGLADYFGCATWIMRLGFVLGFFMLSGTAIIIYLIAWLVVGKRPKEAYENAASGTQKKATEAPKTREYKVSSIRLRRAQERLKRAVSRVEGMEAYVTSRQFELNREFAKMDS; the protein is encoded by the coding sequence ATGTCACAGCATCACAATGACTGGCAGAAAACCAAACGTAAATTTAATAACTCCCGTGAGTCGGGCTGGAACCGCGATCTGTATCGCAACAAAAAAGAGGGTGTTATTGCCGGTGTTTGCGCGGGCCTTGCCGACTACTTCGGTTGCGCCACCTGGATTATGCGCCTGGGTTTTGTTCTGGGCTTCTTTATGCTCTCGGGCACGGCAATAATCATTTACCTAATTGCCTGGCTGGTGGTGGGCAAGCGCCCAAAGGAAGCCTATGAAAACGCGGCTTCAGGCACGCAAAAAAAGGCGACCGAAGCCCCCAAAACTCGCGAATACAAAGTGTCATCTATTCGCTTGCGCCGGGCACAGGAACGCTTGAAACGCGCCGTTAGCCGAGTAGAAGGAATGGAAGCTTATGTGACGTCCCGACAGTTCGAACTCAATCGCGAGTTCGCCAAAATGGATTCTTGA
- a CDS encoding DUF4329 domain-containing protein encodes MTTLKRTPAKTTGLFALTIALFAFASSSFADETRMVTQPYATEVAAVTAAANRFNPNSIRKDKEYMGTILEKDGLFYYTYTVGARGHDEITTLLPDESFGNAVALWQTHGRVSHYNRYFSPSDRNVSEQLNLPFYLADHTGQLKVYNPGDKTLPLRTAQRLGFYARGASEGTLVKDDQGNSVAIATKPSDLHSTDDKKQVAKLEE; translated from the coding sequence ATGACTACTCTGAAACGCACCCCAGCAAAAACCACCGGCTTATTCGCATTGACCATTGCACTGTTTGCATTTGCCAGCAGCAGCTTCGCAGATGAAACTCGTATGGTTACTCAACCTTACGCTACCGAGGTGGCCGCAGTTACCGCTGCCGCCAACCGCTTTAACCCAAACTCCATTCGCAAAGATAAAGAGTACATGGGTACCATCTTGGAAAAGGATGGCCTGTTTTACTACACCTACACTGTCGGTGCTCGTGGCCACGACGAAATTACCACGCTGTTGCCCGATGAGTCCTTTGGCAACGCCGTTGCCTTGTGGCAAACACACGGCCGGGTTAGCCATTACAACCGTTATTTCTCACCCTCCGACCGAAATGTGTCTGAGCAATTGAACCTGCCATTTTACCTGGCAGACCACACCGGGCAACTGAAGGTATATAACCCTGGCGATAAAACCCTGCCACTGAGAACCGCACAACGGTTGGGCTTCTACGCTCGAGGCGCCTCTGAGGGAACGTTGGTAAAAGACGACCAAGGTAACTCTGTCGCCATCGCCACCAAACCCAGTGACTTGCATAGCACTGACGACAAAAAACAGGTCGCCAAGCTGGAAGAGTAA
- the pspF gene encoding phage shock protein operon transcriptional activator, protein MSEQRIIGESPAWVEALDQVSQLAPINRAALVLGERGTGKELVAERLHYLSPRWDQPFIKINCAAYTDGLLESELFGYEPGAFTGATRLHRGHFERADGGTLFLDELGTMPNRVQEKVLRIIEYGEFERLGGQEAISVDVRIVAATNADLKAMADNHQFRHDLLDRLAFDVVHLPPLRRRQGDIQPLCEHFAVRMGHELGWDFFPGFSPSAMRQLRDYSWPGNVRELKNVVERSVYRWGNPEDAIDRVVIDPFAADTDTTGLATELDQTIAGNSELPNFTEATRQFESQLMQKALETNHFHQGKAAKSLGLTYHQFRGLYRKHKLGG, encoded by the coding sequence ATGAGTGAACAACGTATTATTGGTGAGTCTCCCGCCTGGGTAGAGGCGTTGGACCAGGTATCCCAACTGGCCCCAATCAACCGGGCCGCACTGGTTTTGGGGGAACGGGGTACCGGCAAGGAGCTGGTGGCAGAGCGGCTGCATTACCTGTCGCCGCGCTGGGATCAGCCGTTTATCAAAATCAATTGCGCCGCCTACACCGACGGGCTGCTGGAATCTGAGTTATTTGGCTATGAACCCGGCGCCTTTACCGGGGCCACCCGCTTGCACCGAGGCCATTTTGAGCGAGCCGATGGTGGCACATTGTTCCTGGATGAGCTGGGCACGATGCCCAACCGAGTTCAAGAAAAAGTGCTGCGCATTATTGAATACGGTGAATTTGAGCGCCTTGGTGGCCAGGAAGCCATTAGCGTGGATGTACGCATTGTCGCTGCTACCAATGCCGACCTTAAAGCCATGGCAGATAACCACCAATTTCGCCACGACCTTCTGGACAGGCTCGCTTTCGATGTGGTGCATCTGCCACCACTGCGCCGACGGCAAGGGGATATACAACCACTGTGCGAGCATTTTGCGGTGCGCATGGGCCATGAGTTGGGCTGGGATTTCTTTCCCGGTTTTTCGCCCTCAGCCATGCGCCAGCTGCGCGATTATTCCTGGCCCGGCAATGTTCGCGAGCTAAAAAACGTGGTCGAACGTTCGGTGTACCGCTGGGGCAACCCCGAAGACGCCATTGACCGGGTAGTGATCGATCCATTTGCCGCTGACACGGATACCACAGGCCTTGCTACTGAGCTGGATCAAACCATTGCCGGTAATAGCGAGCTGCCCAACTTTACCGAGGCCACTCGGCAATTCGAGTCGCAGTTAATGCAGAAAGCCCTGGAGACTAACCATTTCCATCAGGGCAAAGCCGCAAAAAGTCTGGGGCTCACCTATCACCAATTCCGTGGCTTGTACCGCAAGCACAAACTGGGCGGTTAA
- a CDS encoding DUF488 domain-containing protein, which yields MAQLYSIGYATKPLDTFLEQLAANRIAAVADVRSVPYSKRFYDYHREALQATLRARGIYYIYMGEELGPRSKDDNHYDNCGQVQFDRLMTSALFQKGIERLQNGLSKGLNIALLCAEKDPAECHRSLLVGYYLKSRLALEVTHIGHHGELESQAAMEDRLAELHGVKGDLFLSTEQQLHSAWKQQCQRMAYTRPATDE from the coding sequence ATGGCGCAACTCTACAGCATTGGCTATGCCACCAAGCCACTGGATACATTTTTGGAACAACTGGCGGCGAACCGTATCGCCGCTGTTGCCGATGTGCGCTCTGTGCCTTACAGCAAGCGCTTTTATGACTATCACCGGGAAGCCCTGCAAGCCACTTTGCGAGCTCGAGGTATTTACTACATCTATATGGGGGAGGAGTTGGGCCCACGCTCCAAAGATGACAACCACTACGATAACTGCGGTCAGGTGCAATTTGATCGCCTGATGACATCGGCGCTTTTTCAAAAAGGCATTGAGCGTTTACAAAATGGGTTGAGCAAGGGCTTGAACATTGCCCTGTTGTGCGCAGAAAAGGATCCAGCGGAGTGTCATCGCAGCTTGTTAGTGGGCTACTATTTAAAAAGTCGGTTGGCGCTTGAGGTCACACATATCGGTCACCACGGAGAGCTTGAAAGCCAGGCTGCCATGGAAGATCGTCTGGCAGAGCTACACGGTGTCAAAGGGGATTTGTTCTTGTCAACGGAGCAGCAGCTGCACTCTGCCTGGAAACAACAGTGTCAGCGGATGGCGTATACGAGGCCTGCTACTGATGAGTAA